ATATTGACTCCCCCCTTTTCAGTGCAGTGTCGCTTCGTGTGTCCTGATTTCCAACACATGCTACAACGCCTCTTCCTACCACTCATTTTCTTAACCCGGGAGCCACTTTGGTCTTAACCACCACAGGATCCTTCACACTAGGAGTATCTCTTCCCTTTGCCGACGGACCCTTCTGATCGCATGCAGCCTCGATTTGTTCGCATAAAGCTCGTATGCCACTCATCGCTGTTTTAAACAAACCCGGGCTATGTGTAGCTACGAACGAAAACCACTGTGATGCAGAGTGCAATGCACCCTGACGTAATAGAAACCCCCGCTCACTGCACTCATAAGCTCTTCCTTCACCGTAGTTCTCCAATGATTTAGTGTCCTTACGCCACCTATTAAGCACCAACTTTGATGGAATTTTCCTCGCATGCTCATGCTTCAAAACGAAAAACATGTGTCGACATGGGTAACCCTTTCGCAACCAAAATTGGCAAGGACACTGAACCCTATTCACAACCCTATCGTACAGTAACGTTAGTGGCCTACCCGGAATGCCATAGTCTTCAATTGTGTACACTATAGTCGTGGATCGGCGAACCTTTGTGACAAAGTTAACCCCACCGACACCCACAATTTCCCTCCTCACGTCCAAGAATAACTCTCGTGTGTAAACATTGGCAGCAAAACGCTCGAGTGGGTCCAAGCAAGTCGTGATCACTGGGTTGCCATGAATGGACTTGAAGTGGGCCTCTAACTCGTTATTCCGATACTCTCGTACCATCAACTCAACATTCTGCACCAACTCAAGAAGACTGTGCCTTGAATTAAGAAACTTTTTGACATTTGCATTAATCCCTTCACATCAAGAATTAGGGCGTAACCTGGCACAGAATTTGTCTTTTAAGTACGCATTTGCCCACATTTTCCGCTTATCATAGGTTTCCTTCACCCAAAAACTATCATGAAGTCGGTATTCGACAACAGCTGCGGCCCACTCTGCCTCAAACTCTTCTATATCCATATTTGAGTACAGCCACCTAGTGAAAAGTTGTCTTAAACCTTCATCCTTCACATTCGAAGTCACGTTCTTCTCCACATGCCAAGCACACAGCCTATGTGTGGCCTCCGGAAACACCACCCTGATTGCTGCCCTCATTGAGTCACACCCGTCTGTCACAATCACCGACGGCTTTTTGTTGCACATTACCTCCAATAAATTTTCAAACAACCACGTGTATGACCCAATGCTTTCATCCAACACCAAACCAAACCCAAATATGGTTGTTTGCTTATGATTGTTCGAACCAGAAAAGATAACCAAAGGTCTCCTATACTTGTTTTTCTCGTAAGTCGAATCGAAGGAAAGCACATCACCAAAGTGTTGGTAATCAACCCGGTTCCCACCATCAGCCCAAAACAAGTTCGCTAACATATTGTTGTTCGTCAAATTGTACCTAGCCATGCACATCGGATCCGACACTGCTTTTCCCTCTAAATAAATTATTGCGGCATTAGCGTCTCCATCAACAATCTTCTCCCGCTTTGTCTGCTCGATGTAGTTATAGGCATCATTTTTCGTGAAACCCATTAGAGAATACCCCTCAGCTTGCCCTGCCATATAACCTAGGATCTTCAACGTCGGGACACCGTGTCCCTGCATGCCATTAATCTGTACCTTAGCTGAACAATCAATGTCTCTAAAGCTGTTGATCATATGAACCATCCTATGAGGAGTTAAATCATGGTTGTGATCTAGTATAACTTTTCTAACCCTCCAAATTTCGCTGATACCATCCCATAAGATTGATAGCTTTGCGTCACAGTTTGTGCGCGTCTTCGATCTGTGGTCCCTCTTCCTGTCAAGCCTTTTGTAATATTTGCGCTGCCTCAGCCCTGCTTTGTTACAAAAGAACCTCCTCCTAATCACCCTTCCATTATCATCCTTTCCTGAGTCACCCTTGCGAATACCAAACCCATGGCATTTTGCCGTATCTCTTGTAAAACTCATACGCGGCTTTGTCCATGCAGAACACCTTCCTCATCATATCGGCTTCCGTCAGCATTAGCACATCTCGATATTCAGTGGCTTCT
The Arachis stenosperma cultivar V10309 chromosome 7, arast.V10309.gnm1.PFL2, whole genome shotgun sequence genome window above contains:
- the LOC130941143 gene encoding protein FAR1-RELATED SEQUENCE 9-like, which produces MVREYRNNELEAHFKSIHGNPVITTCLDPLERFAANVYTRELFLDVRREIVGVGGVNFVTKVRRSTTIVYTIEDYGIPGRPLTLLYDRVVNRVQCPCQFWLRKGYPCRHMFFVLKHEHARKIPSKLVLNRWRKDTKSLENYGEGRAYECSERGFLLRQGALHSASQWFSFVATHSPGLFKTAMSGIRALCEQIEAACDQKGPSAKGRDTPSVKDPVVVKTKVAPGLRK